Below is a genomic region from Thunnus albacares chromosome 4, fThuAlb1.1, whole genome shotgun sequence.
GGTgttacgctaccaatagtttcccaggcaacgagACAGAGTTTGACTCAAGTACttgaacagcgctgcacagagactcccaaacgctattgatttccaaatgaatggaaatcGGCATTATtcttggcattaaaaaatattttcttggcCTGGCGGGGGGTTTGTTGTgataattataggagaaacactgattcagtaaacgttcagtacgtTCAATAAACGTTCAGTACggttagacccagcagtctccattaggttgggcgagttcaaagttgtgaaaacaacgggggtgttttgaatacacccctattttcacaggtaatttgttagtctgtccctcccgccacaggaaataatggattaatcctggaaagctattggtgttgtagttttctccttatgaaagtaacatgGAGATTgttcgaccaatgagaatttagtcagacgagaacatatcgaccaactaatcgaccagcagactacagccctagagTAAGGACACCTGctaacagctgttttatgctgatttatggtctaactgtataaAAAGTAGTTAAAGCTAGCCCCACCTCCAgaagctacaacagtaacatgctgctttcacACTGGCGCTTCAgcattaataatctaatgatgtcatatataataacatatcagtcagagggaccaaaccactacttttactgcaatattttttaactacatttttctctcccagaactggttcttatgaCGTGCCGTCCAACCACGTCAGAAATCATATGTGTTTATAGTCATTCCAGGTGCAGTGAAAGCATAACATACAACCATGAGCGTGCAACAGTTAAGTGGGGCGCTGCCAAAACGTTCCAGGTGCAACTCGTGCTCcagaattattgttccgcacGTCGGaataagtggattattaaactagaAGCTACCACATAATTGTAACGTCCATACCACGATGGTTCGGGAGGAATATACATACCGTTACACCTCTAGATCCCAATGCACTAAATATTATAAGAGCTACATCTTTCAACGCCATTGAATAATTCCACTTTGAATGAAAGGAATCTTGTGAAATAACAGACTGAAGTCCAGACTCTGTGTTGCTTCCTGTTCAGATTTTTTATTATCGTGAAATGTCAGTTAAGGAAACTTTTAATACTCATCCCTGTGTCATTTGTACTTCACCATGTCCTCTCCTCAACTGTACTGCTGTGACTGGATACTGTGTCTTAGGCTCGAGGCCTTGGTGTGCTCCCAGTGAACAGgactagtttgtgtttttagtttattttgtagTCATTCTATGTTTCACTTCCATGAAAAGAAGCAAAAAGTATGAGTTTCAGacacttgattgattgatgacaAGTGATGGAAGCTGCACTTTTGAGGAGGGGCTAATATCGTTGGTCCTATCTTTGTGATTGTTCATCTTTTAGCTCCTGTAACGTCTTTAAACGGCAGCTCCCCCTGTGGTTTAACGGTTAGACTAGTCTGAGCCCGGGTTGGAGACACTGCACCTGTGTTTTACCTGCAGGAGAtcaaaatgactgaaaaggGCAGACTGCGATACTGAAGAATGTGTTTTTGGGAGACATGGGGTACCCATTTTGAGTTTAGCACCTGAAAGCAATATATTGTACATCTTGCATCTTGACAGGAAATTAAGATAAAATCAGGAATTATTCTGCTTGttatacaatgttttttttctactctgCTGTTTCTATCAAGGTCTTTAGAATTTGCTAGGTAATCAAGAAAAACTGTTGTGTTTGATACGAGTCAAATGCAAAATACACTTGTGAACTCTATGTAAAAGTTGGAACAATCTAATGACGATGAATGTCTTACTTTTTAGTGGTCAGGTGTGGCCATGCCACTGGCTCTGATCCCCTTGAGTTCTGTCTTGTACTGTAAGAATACCTGTCATAAATGTAATGGTCTTATGGGTTTTGCCTGACAGTaattattaaaaagacaaaacaaaattgaaattttttttgtgtgttgtattcATTTTTAAGGGATTAACTTCTCGAAAACATGAGTGTTCATTTTATCTCAGATACTTCTCGGTATTTTTACttaatcaaaatgtcaaaaaagatGTAGGAGGGTTCGTTCAGGTTATGAGCATTTTGTAAATTGCTTCACTGGCAACATCTGTGTCAATAATGTTAAAGATGGTTACATACATCTTCAATCTAcatgaatagaaaaaaatgtgttggcaATCATCTTTTCACAAGTTTAGCTTCATAACTGAGGCAGACATTGTAAAGTAGAACTGAAATAATCCACAGGATTAGCAGCTGATCTGAAGCCTCCTATTAATTCTGCTTCTCTGATGCTGTCTTAAAGATTTGAAACCTAGAATAAATGTAATCTGGTTCAGACCAAGATGCTGCTGATGAGAGggcattaaatgtaaataatctcTGAAGATTATTTCTCCGCACTGCAGTGAACTGGTCCTCCATTCCCTTTTTTCATTGATGTACCatgatgagttttttttatatatatactgtaaatctcTTCATCTAACAGTCCTGAATGCATTTGATTGAAAACATATAAAGCAACAACAGATGGAGAGTGTGACATAAACCACAAAGTATTGCTTTTAAGATTTTATTAATTACTTCTGTTGGTAAATTATGGGACTGCTATTATCTTTAAAGTGAGACTGTGTAAACACATTCCTCCATTTACAAATTGAAAGTCATCTTCATGCAATTAAATGCACCATTGTTCGGTTCAATACACTTACTTggtagcttatggtggctaattagcaaatgtgaGGTAATTACTGCTGTATAATAAAGTCAGTTGCTGACTTTCTCTGCTACTGTTACAATAGTTTAGCATTTTAGCGATTGGCATTTAGCATGATCCCATATCATCGTTTCTAGCTGCAGTGGCCACTGTTCAGCAAACGTTACATAAGAACAATTAAACTGTATAAGCACAAAAGCAGCATTGTGTTCTCAGCTAAAAGTTCTGTCAAGACTAAAAACTTAAAGATTGGCCTTTTGCCAGCAGAAATCTAAGGCAAAACCAGATGAAACACAATAATAAACTTGTCATTataaatgtgcttttatgtAATTTGCAATTAAATATGATCAATTGCACTTAAAGATTAATGTGTTTCTATTTCAAAGAGCAGCTGTAAAGTCATGCAGATTCATGTTGATGATATTACTTGAACATATTAAACGTGTTcaattttcagttattttattatcattttatcgTAAGAAGTGAAGCTGTAAAAAGTTTCAGCTtttaaactattattattatttcagtacCGCTCTCTAGTAAGGAACTCCTTGTAAAGGGTTTAATCGGGTCTACCATTTGCTTTATTAATactaataaatcatttactaatatTTTCTAgagtaataataaaacattaataaaagaaaaatttgGGTCGCCAGgttgtgaaataaatgttgGGATTTTGGATCAGATCCCTTATTAATGTCTTATAACTTACCATAGCTTTGGTAAACTatttattaactattaataCAGCCATTAATTACAACTTATAGACCCTTTATAAAGGATGCCTTATTAAAAAAGTGGCGccattatttacagttttaagttttaagatGCAGTCATCTCAGtctaaaaacatttcaatcagAAAGTTCTGTCTCAGTAAAGAAAGATAAGCATATATTCAAAATCAGCCTAATATAagaaatcatttatttcttacattgtttaataaaacagcaataattattttttgcaAACTGGATATAAACTTTGATACAATTTGACATGCCAGTTAATTTGACACTGTGGGTAGTAGCAGTTCTACAATAGTGCTTATGAAATAGCATTTATGGACAGAACAGATTTTACATTGTTGAATAATTATGATGAATTTTAACTTTTGAAAAGAGTTCATTcgacttaaaaaagaaaaaaacagaaagaaaaacgtGTCTAAAACTGTCACAGCTTCAACACCAGAGGAGATTGTGAGACAAACCAGGAATGACACCGAGTTGAGATACAACGAACATATCTGCACTGTGTTTCTGACAACAAAATGGCAGTTATAGAAGATTCAGTTTGTCATTAATGAAATGTTAACTCATGCCAGCTAGATGCATCTCAGTGCACATATGAGGACATGCATGAGCACATaacattcatgaaaaaaaaaaactttttcctcTCAAATGTATTATAGCTTCAACATGAAGGTTACAGCGAACATGATCAGCATTTTTACAGTCTTTATAAGTTGCTCTGGTCCTTGTAATTCATGTATCATAAATAATTAGAAAAAGACGATCCGAAAGATTTCTTGCAAGAAAGTTTTTGGTGACAGCAATGCGATCAATGATTGGTCATCAACACCGATGAGATGATGTCATTTGTCACTTGGCAAGCAGAGAAATTTCAGTTCTTTGTCATCTGTAAACGCCTCTCAACGCTCCTGTCCGCTCCTCAAGCAAAAGTGCCGTGTGTAGTCCTCTGCCAGCCTAGAAAAAGTGCAGTGGCTCTCGTTCTATTTCAGTCTGAATCCTTAGTGGTGAATCCAGCTTCTGATTCTCTGCTCTGGTCCCTCTGGAGTCTCTCAGGGAGCTCAGCTGGGCAGCAGCCACGGCTCTACAAAGTCCCACTGCTTCCACAGGATGAACAGCAGCAAGGTCAGCAGGACGGTGGCGGCGACCCGGGCTCGGGTCTTCATCAGTGGGGTGATGAAGTTGGCCAGGGTGGAGACGAAGACCAGCAGCACGGCCATGAGCCCCAGGATGACGTTAATGAGTTTCCCCAGCAGAGCTCGAGCGTTGGCGTTCTCCACCCCCTCCAGCTGGACCacctgttgctgttgctgctgcagctccagctTGGTGATGCGGGTCAGGCAAGACTCCACAGCCTCCTGTATTTACACAAACCCAGAGACCCGGACACAAAGAGTGACCACACAGGCTGATTTATTTCCACAATAGCTTCAATTAAAGACCctgaaattttattttcttgatcaacCTCTTACTGTGAGTGATGGGGTCCAACATGAATGTGCTATTTTCTTTCAAAGTTAAGAgagttttggttatttcacatgagagatattgtgtctttgtatttgtgtttttgtctgtgctcCTCTCAGTGGTTCGAAGTGGGTGGGGCTCTGTTGGAaaactgtgatgtcacatatttcCATGCACCAATCAGGATCAAACCTCATTAAACCACACCTACACAATCCAGCTGAGTTTTTAAGCATTAAACTCTTGACAAATAATacttaaagatgtttttttttatttagtctaaatattaaatatcatagAGAAAACAAATCAGATATGAATTcaagttttcaggggctttaatgACTCCAGTAATATTGGGGgttttttagggtttttttacCTGAATGTCTCTTGCCCTCTCATAGGACTGGTACGCCACTTTTTCCTCCATGCTGGCAAGTTCCTGTTTAAGGTTGGTCATCTCATTCTGGTGCAGCTCTGTTAAGTCATTCAGCTGCTCTTCAAGTCGTTCATACCTGAATatacaaaaccaaacacacacaaagatccttaaaattttaaaatgcaaaggatcgcagagaaataaaacttcaaCTTTTACATAATGTCCATAGATGAACTTTTATTATTGtccaaaaataattaaaaacatgctCCTTCATTACAATGAGCATGAGCATTATTGTGTATTTTGAGTCGTTAGCACATATACTGTCCTGATaccataaatactcactagtgCACTAAATTCATGTCTAAGGCCccgtttacacctggcattaacatgtgtctcaAGTGATCCAATCACATGTgaacagctctaagtacaggtgtgaatgcacccaagatgcattggGGACGCATTGAGATCTGATCCTGTTCCAAATAAAATTTTCTTAAAACTGCAGTGCCCAggtgttttaggaaattatattgcttttttaaaagtatatattggtgacttgtttttaaagatcttCAGTAGGAGCAAATGAGCTTGGGTCTTAAAGCCATGAATGGGGTCCTGAAGGcggaaagtattgagagacagactacAGTATTGTCAGTTTTGGATTGGTTTctttggatttgttgacagtaacaAAAACGTCCTTACCCTTTAAGTGAACTACATTGTGAGGACGATACTGTACATAGATGCTTTGAATAGCTTGTAACTGTcaatgtttttttgggggggggtccGTACCTGTATCTTTCCTCTTGCAGGCACTGTGACATGTAGGAGTAGTCGCTCTGCAGCTGACCCTTCATGTCCTCGATAGCGTCCTCCATGTGCGCCTGGCTGGCCTTGATCTCCTGCAGGCCCTCAAGTAGAGAGTCCCAGGAGCTATGCacatgatggtggtggtggtggtgcccGTCCAGTCTGGGACTCCCCATTGTTGGCCCTAAcatcccccctcctcctcctactccgGCACCACCAGAGTTACTACCTGCTCCGGAGCCGGACGTGGCGCTTGAGCACTCGTCGTCACTGCCGTACTTGGGGCTTGAGACCAGTGTGGCACTTCCACTCAGGGCACGGGGTGTGGGGGTGTCGTCAGAGTGGCCCCCGACTCCGTCCTCGAGCGTGTCCTTTAGGTGAGCGATGTTATCTGCGCTGCCAAACTTGTTCCTGATAAGACTGGCAAACTCTCTCGGCTTGGAGACCACGGCAGTGTGGGTGAGGGCAGACACTCCACCTTTGACCCCTTCAACTACTCCACCTCCAAAACCACTTATCCCAGCACGAACATTCGCCCCTACGTCTTTTAATCCTTGCTGCATGTCCCGCAGGACATCCTTAGGCTGCCGGGCCGGTCCATTCTGtagagagggaagagaaatgAGGAAGCAGAGAAGTGGAGGATCTCAAAGGTAGGAGAGAGGTGATTAGGTTTACGGGAGAGAACTTTAGGAAGATAGATGAGGAAAGCAGGTCCTGTAGAGAGTTAGGTGAGACACGGGATGATGCGTTGGTTTAAATAAGTGTCAGGAGATGAGAATCATCAGTCTATATTTGGTCTGTCCTCACAACGATAGAGCACTTCTTTGAGTCAGTCATGAGATAATTATTCAAAACAGTCACAGTACAAAAACAGCTCCACATAAAGGTATCACCAGGGTTATATGGAAACTAACTGCATGTACACACTTACCTGTTCTATCTCCTTTAGCTTCTTGTGATAGTGCTCCAATTTTTTGTGCAAATGTGCGATGGTCTGCGCTGACTTCTGGTTCTTCTTCTCAAACACTTGCTTGATCCTGGACGCCTGCTGTTTGTCTGCGTTGTGGGCCAACTTCAGGTACTCGGCAACGTTGTCGTCGCGGGCCTCCTGCTCCACACGAATCTGCTCGGTGACCTTCAGGATCTTCTGCTGCAGGTGCTCCAGAGCAGCACGCGTCCGCTGCGGCTCGCCAGCCACTGAACCCTCAGCACCCCCGGCCATGATCCCAGACACTGTCCCGGCTCCATCCGCACTGATGTTACTGTCAGAACCTCCATGGCTGGTGGTGGAGGGTACGCCTAGAGTTGACACCTCGCTCTTGTCCAGCTGAGGGGACGAGAGGGCAGGAGGAGGTTATCAGGGATGGAAAGAGTACTGCAGCTACTCCAGATGAAGTACTGTTAACATGAATTACTCAAATAGAAGACACACTGCTTGTATTGAAATCTACTCAAGTAAAACTACAAAGGAAGCTCTTTTGAAGATTATTCTGGCACAGTGAAAGGGCCAGTGTGGCGTCCTGAATATAACTGACGGTAATTATTTGG
It encodes:
- the tmcc2 gene encoding transmembrane and coiled-coil domains protein 2, which translates into the protein MLDKSEVSTLGVPSTTSHGGSDSNISADGAGTVSGIMAGGAEGSVAGEPQRTRAALEHLQQKILKVTEQIRVEQEARDDNVAEYLKLAHNADKQQASRIKQVFEKKNQKSAQTIAHLHKKLEHYHKKLKEIEQNGPARQPKDVLRDMQQGLKDVGANVRAGISGFGGGVVEGVKGGVSALTHTAVVSKPREFASLIRNKFGSADNIAHLKDTLEDGVGGHSDDTPTPRALSGSATLVSSPKYGSDDECSSATSGSGAGSNSGGAGVGGGGGMLGPTMGSPRLDGHHHHHHHVHSSWDSLLEGLQEIKASQAHMEDAIEDMKGQLQSDYSYMSQCLQEERYRYERLEEQLNDLTELHQNEMTNLKQELASMEEKVAYQSYERARDIQEAVESCLTRITKLELQQQQQQVVQLEGVENANARALLGKLINVILGLMAVLLVFVSTLANFITPLMKTRARVAATVLLTLLLFILWKQWDFVEPWLLPS